Within Rhododendron vialii isolate Sample 1 chromosome 12a, ASM3025357v1, the genomic segment TTCTCTCCATTTGCATCGATGGTTAAAGCGTCATTTGTACTACTCTTTGATCGTGAGTTTTACCTCTTCCACAGTCAGTTTTTTATGGGGAACTTTTGCCCCAAAATGGTTTATTGTGGTTTCAAATTCTTCCGTACTTGGGTGAAGAAATTCTACACCAGGGTGGAGGTTGTGTTCGTAAGAACCGTGCACAAAAGTCTGTATATGAATTCAAGAGTTGGTTGGGATCTAATTTTTATTGATCTTTTATTTGCAGCTATAGACTTGTTGAAAAATTTCCAAGTACAAGCAATACTAGGTCCACAAAAATCCACACAAGCAGATTTCATGATTGATATTGGGAAAAAAACACAAGTTCCTATAATTTCTCAAGCGACGAGTCCTACTCTCTCACCATCAGACAATCCATACTTCATTCGAGGAGGACAAAATGGCTCTTCTCAGGTTGAACCCCTTGCAGCTATGGTTAAGGCCTTTGGTTGGAGGGAGGTAGTGCTCATTTATGAAGACACCAACTTTGGGAGGGGAATAGGTCCTTATTTGACTGATTCTTTTCTGGGGATTGGAACTCAAGTGCGGTCTCGAATTGCTATGTCTGTTTCAGCTACAGATGATCATATCCTTCAAGAACTCAACAAGCTAAAGACATTTCAGACTAGGGTTTTTGTGGTGCATGTGTTACCATCTCTTGCTTCTCGCTTTTTCTTGAAGGTGAAAGAAGTTGGAATGATGAGCAAGGGGTATGTCTGGATCATTACCGATGTGCTAACTATTCTCTTGGATTCTCTGGATGCCAAGGTTATAAATTCGATGCAAGGGGTACTTGGTGTGAAGCCTTATGTTCCAAACTCAAACAAGCTTCAAAACTTTACACAAAGATGGAGAAAGAGATTTCGTCGAGAGAATCCAGACTTGGATAGATTTGAACTAAACGTGCTTGGACTGTGGGCATATGACAGTGCCACGGCATTAGCAATGGCAGTTGAGAGATCCCGTATTGGTCAGTCGAAGTTCAAAAAACCAGTCTCTACGAACAACTTGACAGATTTTGCTGCAATTGGATACTCAGAAATGGGACCAGGGCTACTTCAAGCAATCAAGAAAACTAAGTTCCGGGGCTTAAGCGGAGAATTCCATCTAGTCGATGGGCAGTTACAGCAATCAACCTTCCAAATAGTCAATATAATTGGAAAAGGGGAGACAGAAATTGGATTTTGGGCTCGGGAATATGGCATATCAAAGAATAAGAGATTGCCATTTAATAAGAATGACACCAATGACAAAGAAGATCTCGAAGCCATCATTTGGCCCGGTAGACTCCATGTTGTACCTAAAGGCTGGGAAATTCCAACCGGTGAACGTAAATTGAGGGTGGGAGTTCCTGTCAAAAGTGGTATCGATGAATTCATCAAAGTGGAAAGGCATCCCCAAACTAAAGCCGTGATTGCCACTGGATTCTGCATAGATGTGTTCAAAGAGGTCATGGACCACACTTTGCCGTTTGCTGTCCCCTATGagttttttccctttgaaactCCTAATGGTGAACCCGCCGGTGATTACAATGACCTTGTTTATCAGATCTATCTCGGGGTAATCAAATTTGCAATCTGAATTTgctacatttttcattttccctttgccAAGTTCTAGTAACTAACGTTTATGTCTATCTCCAGAAATACGATGCTGTTGTGGGTGATGTAACCATTCTAGCAAACAGATCGAATTTTGTGGATTTTACATTGCCATTCACAGAGTCCAGCGTGGCAATGATTGTTCGAATAAAGGATGATGGGAGGAAGAATGCATGGATCTTCATGAAACCCCTAAAAATGAATCTGTGGCTAACAATTGTGGTGTTTTTTGTCTTCACTGGGTTTGTGGTTTGGGTTCTGGAGCATCGTGTAAATAAAGAATTCCGAGGCCCACCTGGCAAGCAAGTCGGAATTATATTCTGGTTCTCCTTCTCCACACTAGTTTTCGCCCATAGTAAGACCCTTATCCATAACTATTTCACACATGCTCTATAGGTAGataataatttttaagcttaggAATCTCTTTGGCAAATGACCACATACATATGGTGATTCAATAGGCCAAATGCATGTTGAATAGCACTGCAAAAAGTCTCACAAAAAGGAACTcatttattgtttgtttgttttcatagaggagaagttgatcAGCAACTTATCAAGGTTTGTGGTAATCGTGTGGGTTTTCGTGGTGCTGGTACTGACATCAAGTTATACAGCAAACTTAACATCAATGTTGACAGTACAAAAGCTACAACCCAGTGTCACGGATATAAGGGACCTCAGAAAGAATGGAGAATATGTTGGCTACCACAATGGTACTTTTCTCAAAGGGCTACTGAAAAGAGAGGAATTTAATCTCCCAAAGTCTAGGCACTATAGCACTTTCGAACAGTATGATGATGCCCTCTCAAGAGGAAG encodes:
- the LOC131309951 gene encoding glutamate receptor 2.8-like isoform X2; protein product: MPYRSKHGTSAIDLLKNFQVQAILGPQKSTQADFMIDIGKKTQVPIISQATSPTLSPSDNPYFIRGGQNGSSQVEPLAAMVKAFGWREVVLIYEDTNFGRGIGPYLTDSFLGIGTQVRSRIAMSVSATDDHILQELNKLKTFQTRVFVVHVLPSLASRFFLKVKEVGMMSKGYVWIITDVLTILLDSLDAKVINSMQGVLGVKPYVPNSNKLQNFTQRWRKRFRRENPDLDRFELNVLGLWAYDSATALAMAVERSRIGQSKFKKPVSTNNLTDFAAIGYSEMGPGLLQAIKKTKFRGLSGEFHLVDGQLQQSTFQIVNIIGKGETEIGFWAREYGISKNKRLPFNKNDTNDKEDLEAIIWPGRLHVVPKGWEIPTGERKLRVGVPVKSGIDEFIKVERHPQTKAVIATGFCIDVFKEVMDHTLPFAVPYEFFPFETPNGEPAGDYNDLVYQIYLGKYDAVVGDVTILANRSNFVDFTLPFTESSVAMIVRIKDDGRKNAWIFMKPLKMNLWLTIVVFFVFTGFVVWVLEHRVNKEFRGPPGKQVGIIFWFSFSTLVFAHKEKLISNLSRFVVIVWVFVVLVLTSSYTANLTSMLTVQKLQPSVTDIRDLRKNGEYVGYHNGTFLKGLLKREEFNLPKSRHYSTFEQYDDALSRGSKNGGVAAIIHELPYVRLFLSNHKYCTKYTMVGPIYMTAGFGFAFPKGSPLVPDISRAILNVTEGGKLTQIQRQWFGQEAECAEQDGAKTTSDSLNLKSFKGLFLVAATSLISALIISLSTFLYDNRVILASNESSIWQKLIAMAKNFDEEEVNSYDASKKTNRANEVMVVPANCPQSPTRNNSQLAEWNFTDDDQGFTTTENSTPIHETIEIVETIEAKD
- the LOC131309951 gene encoding glutamate receptor 2.8-like isoform X1, producing the protein MQKQWLLLLLVMSCYYNIVQLLGAQNASTGLIEVDVGLILDLDNIVGKMSRTCIYMALDDFYALHDQNHTTRIVLHTIDSKSDVVEAASAAIDLLKNFQVQAILGPQKSTQADFMIDIGKKTQVPIISQATSPTLSPSDNPYFIRGGQNGSSQVEPLAAMVKAFGWREVVLIYEDTNFGRGIGPYLTDSFLGIGTQVRSRIAMSVSATDDHILQELNKLKTFQTRVFVVHVLPSLASRFFLKVKEVGMMSKGYVWIITDVLTILLDSLDAKVINSMQGVLGVKPYVPNSNKLQNFTQRWRKRFRRENPDLDRFELNVLGLWAYDSATALAMAVERSRIGQSKFKKPVSTNNLTDFAAIGYSEMGPGLLQAIKKTKFRGLSGEFHLVDGQLQQSTFQIVNIIGKGETEIGFWAREYGISKNKRLPFNKNDTNDKEDLEAIIWPGRLHVVPKGWEIPTGERKLRVGVPVKSGIDEFIKVERHPQTKAVIATGFCIDVFKEVMDHTLPFAVPYEFFPFETPNGEPAGDYNDLVYQIYLGKYDAVVGDVTILANRSNFVDFTLPFTESSVAMIVRIKDDGRKNAWIFMKPLKMNLWLTIVVFFVFTGFVVWVLEHRVNKEFRGPPGKQVGIIFWFSFSTLVFAHKEKLISNLSRFVVIVWVFVVLVLTSSYTANLTSMLTVQKLQPSVTDIRDLRKNGEYVGYHNGTFLKGLLKREEFNLPKSRHYSTFEQYDDALSRGSKNGGVAAIIHELPYVRLFLSNHKYCTKYTMVGPIYMTAGFGFAFPKGSPLVPDISRAILNVTEGGKLTQIQRQWFGQEAECAEQDGAKTTSDSLNLKSFKGLFLVAATSLISALIISLSTFLYDNRVILASNESSIWQKLIAMAKNFDEEEVNSYDASKKTNRANEVMVVPANCPQSPTRNNSQLAEWNFTDDDQGFTTTENSTPIHETIEIVETIEAKD
- the LOC131309951 gene encoding glutamate receptor 2.8-like isoform X3 — encoded protein: MPYRSKHAIDLLKNFQVQAILGPQKSTQADFMIDIGKKTQVPIISQATSPTLSPSDNPYFIRGGQNGSSQVEPLAAMVKAFGWREVVLIYEDTNFGRGIGPYLTDSFLGIGTQVRSRIAMSVSATDDHILQELNKLKTFQTRVFVVHVLPSLASRFFLKVKEVGMMSKGYVWIITDVLTILLDSLDAKVINSMQGVLGVKPYVPNSNKLQNFTQRWRKRFRRENPDLDRFELNVLGLWAYDSATALAMAVERSRIGQSKFKKPVSTNNLTDFAAIGYSEMGPGLLQAIKKTKFRGLSGEFHLVDGQLQQSTFQIVNIIGKGETEIGFWAREYGISKNKRLPFNKNDTNDKEDLEAIIWPGRLHVVPKGWEIPTGERKLRVGVPVKSGIDEFIKVERHPQTKAVIATGFCIDVFKEVMDHTLPFAVPYEFFPFETPNGEPAGDYNDLVYQIYLGKYDAVVGDVTILANRSNFVDFTLPFTESSVAMIVRIKDDGRKNAWIFMKPLKMNLWLTIVVFFVFTGFVVWVLEHRVNKEFRGPPGKQVGIIFWFSFSTLVFAHKEKLISNLSRFVVIVWVFVVLVLTSSYTANLTSMLTVQKLQPSVTDIRDLRKNGEYVGYHNGTFLKGLLKREEFNLPKSRHYSTFEQYDDALSRGSKNGGVAAIIHELPYVRLFLSNHKYCTKYTMVGPIYMTAGFGFAFPKGSPLVPDISRAILNVTEGGKLTQIQRQWFGQEAECAEQDGAKTTSDSLNLKSFKGLFLVAATSLISALIISLSTFLYDNRVILASNESSIWQKLIAMAKNFDEEEVNSYDASKKTNRANEVMVVPANCPQSPTRNNSQLAEWNFTDDDQGFTTTENSTPIHETIEIVETIEAKD